GGGATGTCAGGTTGCTTGCAAGCAATGGAATGGCTTGGAAGCTGAGAAAACCCAGTTTTTTGGCGGCGAGGGCTATCAAAACCCAAAAGACCTGTCAGGAAACACATTGACCTTGGTCTATTTTAAAGAAAGGGCTGAAGCAAACAGCCTTGCCTGGCTATTCAGAAAGCACCAATGTATGCAATGCACCATTGCATCCTGTGTAAATGTCTGCCCAGTAAAGGCACTTTCTAAGCATCCTGATGGCTATACGATAAGGGATAGGGCAAAGTGCATTGGCTGCGGCTTATGTGTTCAAAATTGCCCATTTAAAATTCCCAGGCTGGCTGAGGACAAAAAGGCAAGTTCTTGCAGGTATTGTATAGATAGGGTTCAAAATGGCTTAACCCCAGCCTGTGCAAAAGCCTGCCCATCTGGTGCAATCCAATTTGGTAAGAGGGATGAGCTGCTTAAAAAGGCTAAAGATAGGGTTGCTGTGCTTGGTGGCAAGGCAAATCTCTATGGAGAAACCCAGTGTGGTGGATTAGGTGTTTTGTATATCCTTTTGGATGACCCTGATGTCTATGGCCTTCCTAAGCTTCCAAAAACCGCAGAAATACCAACTTGGAACGAATTGGTAGAGCTATTTTCCAAATTTAGCCTTCTTAGCATAGGAAGTCTTGCCATAAAATCCTTAAAGGAATCCGCAGATCAGTAAGGGATGCCCGTTGATTTCCGAAAGCTCTGACCTTGAGGCCGTGATACACATAAAGAAATGGAGGAATTTATCTCAAAAGATGAGCTTGCCTGCTTTGAAGAACTAGATAGCCTTAAGGCAGAATATAAGAAAAGACTGGATTTTCCCCTCCCTTTAAGCCTTCCTATAGAGCTTGAAAAGATAGAGGTAGACAAAGAGGTTTTTAATGAAATGTTTGATAGGATCTTAGGGGTTATAGAAAAATATTCGCATCAAAAAATAGAGAGGAAAACCTGTAATTTAAAGGAATTAGTAGAAAATGGCAAAAGGGGTGATTTTATTTCAATAAATATTTTAAAACCTATATTTGAAAGAATTGCCGAAAGCCTTAAGGATAAAATTCCTTCCTATTGGAATAGGGGTTATTGCCCGGTTTTTGGAGGGCTTCCTTTGATGTCAGGGCTTAGAAAGGAGGATGGAAAAAGGTTTCTTCAATGCATGCTCTGCAAGACAGAATGGGAATTTTTAAGGATAAAATGCCCATATTGCGAGAGCGAAAAATATTTAAAATTCTTTCAAACAAGCGATGAAAGCCCCTTTCGGGTAGATGTTTGTGATCATTGCAAATTTTATATAAAAACCCTTGATCAGAGAAAAATGGATATTTTAAACTTGGAAAAAGTGGATATAGAAACAAGGTATCTGGATATCTTGGCGATAAAAGAGGGGTATAAAAAAATTGGTTTTTGAAAAAAATCAATAGCCACTGCTTTGGATTTAGAACCTTCATAGGATTTCCTTAAAACCAGTTTTGTTTCAGTATATTAAAGGCAGATACAGATTATGAAAGAAAAGATTATCATCAAAGGTGCTAAAGAGCATAACCTTAAGAATATTGATGTAGAAATACCAAGGGATAAGCTTACAGTAATTACTGGGCTTTCTGGCTCGGGAAAATCATCTTTGGCATTTGACACATTGTATGCCGAGGGACAAAGAAGGTATGTAGAATCTTTATCTTCCTATGCACGGCAATTTTTAGGTCAAATGGAAAAGCCAGAGGTTGACTATATTGAAGGGCTTTCACCTGCTATATCCATTGAACAAAAACCAGTGAGCAAAAACCCAAGGTCAACTGTAGGAACAATTACCGAAATTTATGATTACTTAAGGCTTCTCTTTGCTAGAATAG
This window of the bacterium genome carries:
- a CDS encoding 4Fe-4S dicluster domain-containing protein — encoded protein: MAKLGTLIDTSRCTGCRGCQVACKQWNGLEAEKTQFFGGEGYQNPKDLSGNTLTLVYFKERAEANSLAWLFRKHQCMQCTIASCVNVCPVKALSKHPDGYTIRDRAKCIGCGLCVQNCPFKIPRLAEDKKASSCRYCIDRVQNGLTPACAKACPSGAIQFGKRDELLKKAKDRVAVLGGKANLYGETQCGGLGVLYILLDDPDVYGLPKLPKTAEIPTWNELVELFSKFSLLSIGSLAIKSLKESADQ
- a CDS encoding formate dehydrogenase accessory protein FdhE, producing MEEFISKDELACFEELDSLKAEYKKRLDFPLPLSLPIELEKIEVDKEVFNEMFDRILGVIEKYSHQKIERKTCNLKELVENGKRGDFISINILKPIFERIAESLKDKIPSYWNRGYCPVFGGLPLMSGLRKEDGKRFLQCMLCKTEWEFLRIKCPYCESEKYLKFFQTSDESPFRVDVCDHCKFYIKTLDQRKMDILNLEKVDIETRYLDILAIKEGYKKIGF